CCAGCCGGGGGAGGCCAAGCCACAGGGCGTGGCGCAGATGGGCGGCGCTAAGCGGTTTGTGGCGGTCAAACGGGCTCCAGATGGCCGTTGAGATGCCGGCCAGGTGCAGTTCCCGGGCGATCACCAGCCCATCGCCGCCGTTGTGGCCTGGCCCCACCAGCACCAGCGCCCCATGGCGCCCCAGCCGCTCGCCGTGCTGCTCCAGCAGCAGCCGACTCACCGCCAGGGCGGCCTTCTCCATCAGGGCTTCCACCGGCAGGCCGCTGGCGAAAAGTTGCTCCTCCAGCGCGGCCATCTGGGCGCTGTTGACCAGCAGGTGGCGGCCATTGCGCTCCGGCCAAGGGGCTACAGCGGACGGCTCTCCCAACCCCTTTAAGGCATCTGGGTTTCATGATGGGAGCACTACCGCCAGCTGTCTGCCCTTTGCCTGCTCCAGTGGCTTCTTCCGCTTTTGTGCCGCCTGCCTCGACGCCGGCTGGTCAGGCCGCTTTAGAGCGGCTGCGGGCCTGGCCCGGGGAGCATCGCGTTGCGGTGGGACTCTCGGGTGGCGTTGACAGCTCCTTGACGGCAGCCCTGCTGGTGGAAGCTGGCTGGCAGGTGGAGGGCCTCACCTTGTGGCTGATGAGTGGCAAGGGTGCCTGCTGCGCCGAGGGCCTGGTGGATGCAGCCGGCATCTGCGAGCAGCTAGGTGTGCCCCACCACGTGGTGGATTTTCGCGAGCACTTCCAGGCCCAGATCGTTGATTTTCTGGTGCAGGGCTATCAGGCCGGCGTTACGCCGCTGCCTTGCTCTCGTTGCAATCGGGAGGTGAAATTTGGGCCGATGCTCCAGTGGGCTGAAAGCGAGCGGAGCATCGGCCGGCTCGCCACGGGCCATTACGCCAGGGTGCGCCATGGCGCCAATAGCGACAACGGCCGTCACCAGCTGTTGCGCGGCTTAGACAGCCAGAAGGATCAGAGCTACTTCCTCTACGACCTACCCCAGGAGGCCCTGGGCCGGTTGGTGTTTCCCCTCGGCGAGCTCACCAAGGCCGACACTCGGCTTGAGGCGGAGCGCCATGGCCTGCGTACGGCCCAGAAGCCCGAGAGCCAGGACCTCTGCCTGGCCGATCACCACGGCTCGATGAAGGCCTTTCTCGATGCCTATCTGCCGCCGCGCCAGGGTCAGATCGTGCTTACCGATGGCACGGTGGTGGGCGAGCACGACGGCATTGAGCACTTCACGATCGGCCAGCGCAAGGGCCTGGGGGTGGCCTGGAGTGAGCCCTTGCATGTAGTGCGCCTCGATGGCGCGATGAACCAGGTGGTGGTGGCACCCCGCGCTGGTGCGGCCAGGGGCGAAGCGTTGGTGGGGGCGGTGAATTGGGTGTCGATCGAGCCACCTACGGCGCCCATGGAGCTGGCGGTGCAGGTGCGTTACCGCAGTGCACCCGAGCCGGCTCGGCTGATTCCCTTGCCCGCCACCGACGCAGATAGCGCAGCCCTGCGGCCCCACCGGGTGCGGTTGGAGTTTGCTGAGGAGCAGTTTTCGATCACGCCTGGTCAGGCGGCGGTGTTTTACGCCGGGGAGATGCTGCTCGGTGGAGGCTTGATTCAGTCCTGAGACCAGTCAAGTCAATCCTGATCTCAGCCGGTCACCAGTAGGGGTCGCTGGCTAGCTCCACCGTTAGCGAGCCCGAGCGGCTGGCGGGCACCGTGGCGATGCAGGCCCGCACCACCTGGCCGTTGACTTCAATCTCGCAGGCGCCGCAACTGCCGCCCA
This is a stretch of genomic DNA from Cyanobium sp. Tous-M-B4. It encodes these proteins:
- the mnmA gene encoding tRNA 2-thiouridine(34) synthase MnmA — encoded protein: MMGALPPAVCPLPAPVASSAFVPPASTPAGQAALERLRAWPGEHRVAVGLSGGVDSSLTAALLVEAGWQVEGLTLWLMSGKGACCAEGLVDAAGICEQLGVPHHVVDFREHFQAQIVDFLVQGYQAGVTPLPCSRCNREVKFGPMLQWAESERSIGRLATGHYARVRHGANSDNGRHQLLRGLDSQKDQSYFLYDLPQEALGRLVFPLGELTKADTRLEAERHGLRTAQKPESQDLCLADHHGSMKAFLDAYLPPRQGQIVLTDGTVVGEHDGIEHFTIGQRKGLGVAWSEPLHVVRLDGAMNQVVVAPRAGAARGEALVGAVNWVSIEPPTAPMELAVQVRYRSAPEPARLIPLPATDADSAALRPHRVRLEFAEEQFSITPGQAAVFYAGEMLLGGGLIQS
- a CDS encoding 2Fe-2S iron-sulfur cluster-binding protein, whose product is MAASAVSIHWPNGHTSSCNAGCDWLVAAQAAGFLIPTGCLGGSCGACEIEVNGQVVRACIATVPASRSGSLTVELASDPYW